ATAAATTGGTCGTGGCAGGTGAGCGTATCAGTGAATTTTTAGGTCGTCCTAATGGCTCAAACGTGGCACGTGCTTTAATTAACAAACGTCAGTCTTAACTAATTTCATTAAGAATATAGTTAGTCATAAGCTAAATGAATAGATAGATAGGTTTATGGCTGGGACAAATTTTTTGAAGCCTCTGGAGTGACGAAGTCGCACAGCAAGCGAGGAAAATTTGTCCCAGCTATATCATCTATTTTTAAATTGACACAGCGCTAGTAAAAAATTAAACATCAAAATACAAGGAATGGCTATGAGTTTACCTGGATTGAATTTTCAGCTTGGCGAAGATATCGATGCCTTACGTGATATGGTACAACAGTTTGCGGCTAATGAAATAGCCCCACGTGCTGCCGAGATTGACAGTAGCGATGAGTTCCCAATGGATTTATGGCAAAAGATGGGTGATATTGGCCTACACGGTATTACCGTTCCTGAAGAGTACGGTGGCTCTAATATGGGCTACGTCGCACATATGGTGGCGATGGAAGAGATTAGCCGCGCTTCTGCCTCTGTAGCGCTGAGCTATGGCGCGCACTCAAACCTATGTATCAACCAAATCAAACGTAATGGCTCTGAGGCACAAAAGCAAAAGTACCTGCCAAAACTCATTAGTGGCGAATTCATCGGTGCATTGGCAATGAGTGAGACAGGCGCTGGCTCAGATGTCGTTAGTATGAAGCTAAAAGCCGAAGAAAAAGATGGCAGTTACGTGTTGAATGGTAGCAAAATGTGGATTACCAATGGTCCTGATGCGGACGTTATGGTTGTTTATGCTAAGACCAATCCTGAGCTGGGTGCTAAAGGCATGACGGCTTTTATCGTTGAAAAAGGCATGGAAGGCTTTGGCACCGCTCAAAAGCTTGATAAGCTTGGCATGCGTGGTAGCCATACTGGTGAGATGACTTTTAAAAATGTAGAAGTACCAAGCGAAAATATTTTGGGCGGTCTAAACGAAGGCGTTAAGGTATTGATGAGCGGGCTGGATTATGAGCGTGCGGTATTGGCCGCAGGTCCTATCGGTATTATGCAAGCCGTGATGGACAATGTCGTGCCTTATATTCATGATCGTAAGCAGTTTGGTCAAGCTATCGGTGAGTTTCAGCTTATTCAAGGTAAAGTTGCAGACATGTATACGATACTGCAAGCAGGTCGTAGCTTCTTATATACGGTCGGGAAAAACCTCGATATGTTGGACGCGCGCGGTGCCGGTCATAGTCGAGAAGTACGTAAAGATTGTGCCAGTGTGATTTTATGGTGTGCTGAAAAAGCCACTTGGATGGCAGGCGAGGGCATTCAAATATTTGGTGGTAATGGCTATACCAACGAGTATCCACTTGGTCGTTACTGGCGCGATGCCAAGCTTTATGAGATTGGCGCGGGTACCAGTGAGATTCGCCGCATGCTAGTCGGTCGTGAGTTGTTTAACGAGACTAAGTAAGAATTATTGAGTGTTCATTAGATATTAAGTTCAAAATAAAATCGATACATTAATATCCTCCTGCTAATGGGCTAAATTTTTCTTGCGTGCTGTTCGCAGGCGTAACAGAGTCTGCGAACAGCTCATCCCTTTAGCACTCTGTATTGCTCTCAAATCAAATAGACATAAAAAAGCAGGACGTTTTAAGCGTCCTGCTTTTTTAATTTCTAGCTTATAAAATTTTTTCAGTCATCATGCCTGTTTACTATGATCAAAATAGCGCGCCAAGCCATTTAATAATAAATCATCGCGTAGGCGTACAGGGCGATTGACGTGTTGGGCGATAATAGCTGCATCACCGCCAGTCATGATCACTTCAAAGTTGGGATGACGTGTGCTAATCTCGTTAATAGCACCGACGATAGATAGTAGTATCCCGCGATGTACCGCGTCTTGCGTGGTGAGACCTTGGCTAACATTATCAAAAGTACCGTTCGAGATGGTAATTTGCTTGGTACCAGAAAATAGCGACTCGCGCTGAAGATAAATACTAGGGAAAATGTAACCGCCCAAATGCTCAGCATGGTCAATCAAATCAATGGTCACCGCCGTGCCGCAACCTATCACACATTGACGTTTGGTTCTATCCACCGCGCCGAGCATTTGTAGCCAGCGGTCACAGCCGAGCTGCTCATCATTATAAGCGCTTTTCATCAGCGGATAATTGGCATCGACGTGGACAAATTCAAACGGAATATTAAGGCGACTGAGTGTCTCTGAGACTTTGATATTAAGATCATCACCGAGCACCGATGAGATACCGATAAAGTCAGGGGCATAACGCTCAAAGCGGTCGATCAGACCCATGAGTAATTCGGCAGGTGCTTGCAAATGTTGCTTGGCGTCATGTGAGACTATCTGTCCGATATCATCGGTCAGCCAGTATTTAAGGCGAGTGTTGCCGAGATCAAGCCAGAGCATAAAATTCCCTTTAGATAGAGCGCATTCAGTAAATGCTTTAAGCGTTATCAATAACGTCGATGCGTCCGGTAAAAAGCGCAGAAATATTACCGTTATCTTGGCGTAATTGCAAACATCCATGTGTATCAATACCGCAAGCATAGCCAGTGAGCGTCTCTGTTTGACCATTGTGCTCTTGGCTAATACGTAAGCGCCGTCCTGCTAGTGCATCCATTGAGTCAAATTGCTGTAAGAAGCTGTCTAAATTATAGGTTTGACCGGTTGGTTTCTCTAACCCTAAATGCTCAAAGCGTGTCATTGCTGCCATCAGTGCTTTGCTCATTTGTTGATAAAGCTCTCGTAGACTTGGCAGCGTACTTGCTGGTTTATCTGGCGCTAGCAGCTGCTCGATATCTTGTAAGCTAATGGCTTGGTAGCTCATACCTTCGCAGGTTTGGGCAGTAAGCTTGGGAGTTGCTTGTACATTAAGACCAACTCCCATCACCACGCCGACCAATTTGCCCGCTTGGGTAACCGGCTCAATCAATATACCAGCAAGTTTGCTAAATTGAATAATTTGCGTGCCTGATACGGCTTCATCTGCTTCAGAGAGAGATTGATAAAATCCCAAGTCATTCGCCCATTTTACCCCTATAGGTGTTAAACCTTGGTTAGCTAGTTGTTCATTTAATGTTTGAATAACAGGCATTTTTGCCAGCTCAATACCGATTATTAACGACAATAAACCGCTAATCGGCATATGTACTGGATAATATAACGACAGATAAACATTGCCACGTGGTGATTGCCATGAGCGCCCGTGTTGTCCGCGACCTGCGCTTTGGGTTTCAGCAGTCAGTAAATGCATATCATGGGCATTGAGCGTGCCATCCTGTACTGCTGCTATGAGCTCACTATTAGTCGAGACGCTGCTAAGTAGGTGCCGATGGTTAAGCTCTGGTAAATGAGTAAGCAGGTGTGACTTAGAGGCGCAAGCAGATAAAGAGTCGAGTGGCAGCATACGTTTTTTCGCTTTGGTTAATAGAGCAAATGTGATAAATGTGGCAAGGGAAATTTTTGATATACTGAGCGATGGTCACAAATAGGCAGTATAGAGTAGATAGAATAAAGGTCAGTATACGATTTGGCAAATGCAATTAAGCGTATGATCAATAAGTGCTGAAAAGATAAAGTAATCTAGTAAAAAGAAGCAGGATAAAAGGCTGATTCAATGATGTTATATGTATGGTTTGTGATTGCAGGGGCGTTTGCTGGCGTCAGCGCAGGCTTGTTTGGCGTCGGTGGCGGTATGATTATCGTACCAGCATTGGTGTGGATTTTTGCGGCTTATAATTTTCCTCCTGAAGTGGTGACCCATTTGGCGATTGGCACTTCCTTGGCGACCATCGTTGTGACTTCGATCAGCTCATTAACTGCGCATAATAAACGCGGCGGTGTACGTTGGGAAGTATGGCGCAAGATGGCGTTGGGCTTGGTCATCGGCAGTCTGGTTGGGGCAGGCATTGCCGATATGATTGACGGTAAGGTATTGCAAGCGATTATCGGTGTCGGTGCTTTATTGGTCGCTTTAAAGATGTTCTTCTTCTCCAATAAAGAGCAGTTGGGCAAACCATTACCGTCGGTTGGTGTGCAGTTTGGCGCGGGTACGGGCATTGGCATGGCGTCCTCTATCTTTGGTATTGGCGGCGGTAGCTTGACCGTGCCATTTTTAAACTGGGCAGGGCTACCGATGAAGCAATCGGTCGGTACGTCTGCCGCTTGTGGTTTACCTATTGCATTGGCTGGCGCAGCAGGGTTTGCATGGTTTGGTCAAGATGTGGTTAATATGCCCGAAGGTACGATAGGCTTTGTCCATATCACAGGATTCTTATGTATTTCCGTTGCTAGCTTTGCGATGGCAAAGGTCGGTGCCAAACTTGCCCACATACTGCCTGCGCTCACGCTTAAGCGAGCTTTTGGCATATTATTGTTATTTGCCGGTGGGCAGTTATTGTTAAGTGGGATTGGGATAATTTAGGTTTTACTTTTTATCAATCGCATCTAGCCCCAAACGCATCCATTTTCTTGCCAGCTCATCATGGTCGCTGAGCATACTCCATAGCGCATCTTCACTAAAGATAGAGTGCTCTTTACCTGAGTGCTCAATTGGCAGATCCGCTTCACGATCCGCCATCCATTGTGGATTAAGATAGTAATCTTTCAACTTGTTTAGCAATGCTTCAGCTTGCAAAAACTGCTGTTGCGCTTTGAGCTGCCAGCGGTATAGTTCGCACCATTGCTCATATTTTTGCTGTAGTTCTTGTGGATTATAGTTAGTCATTTTAATTCTCTTAATTTTTAGTGTTTAAATTAATGATATTGATTTTAAGCCATATTATAGCGTCCCTCATAAACCCTAAAAATTTAGCACAATTTGAGGTAGAATAGCCGCCTGTTTTTGCTAAGTTTACTGATTATTCATGCGTCTAAAATCTCTCAAGCTGGCAGGCTTTAAATCCTTTGCCAATCCTACGACTTTTACCTTTCGTCATGGTATTACTGCCATTGTCGGGCCAAACGGCTGCGGCAAATCCAACGTCATTGATGCCATTCGCTGG
The window above is part of the Psychrobacter cryohalolentis K5 genome. Proteins encoded here:
- a CDS encoding pantothenate kinase, translated to MLWLDLGNTRLKYWLTDDIGQIVSHDAKQHLQAPAELLMGLIDRFERYAPDFIGISSVLGDDLNIKVSETLSRLNIPFEFVHVDANYPLMKSAYNDEQLGCDRWLQMLGAVDRTKRQCVIGCGTAVTIDLIDHAEHLGGYIFPSIYLQRESLFSGTKQITISNGTFDNVSQGLTTQDAVHRGILLSIVGAINEISTRHPNFEVIMTGGDAAIIAQHVNRPVRLRDDLLLNGLARYFDHSKQA
- a CDS encoding isovaleryl-CoA dehydrogenase, which produces MSLPGLNFQLGEDIDALRDMVQQFAANEIAPRAAEIDSSDEFPMDLWQKMGDIGLHGITVPEEYGGSNMGYVAHMVAMEEISRASASVALSYGAHSNLCINQIKRNGSEAQKQKYLPKLISGEFIGALAMSETGAGSDVVSMKLKAEEKDGSYVLNGSKMWITNGPDADVMVVYAKTNPELGAKGMTAFIVEKGMEGFGTAQKLDKLGMRGSHTGEMTFKNVEVPSENILGGLNEGVKVLMSGLDYERAVLAAGPIGIMQAVMDNVVPYIHDRKQFGQAIGEFQLIQGKVADMYTILQAGRSFLYTVGKNLDMLDARGAGHSREVRKDCASVILWCAEKATWMAGEGIQIFGGNGYTNEYPLGRYWRDAKLYEIGAGTSEIRRMLVGRELFNETK
- a CDS encoding DUF4298 domain-containing protein, producing the protein MTNYNPQELQQKYEQWCELYRWQLKAQQQFLQAEALLNKLKDYYLNPQWMADREADLPIEHSGKEHSIFSEDALWSMLSDHDELARKWMRLGLDAIDKK
- a CDS encoding sulfite exporter TauE/SafE family protein, which produces MLYVWFVIAGAFAGVSAGLFGVGGGMIIVPALVWIFAAYNFPPEVVTHLAIGTSLATIVVTSISSLTAHNKRGGVRWEVWRKMALGLVIGSLVGAGIADMIDGKVLQAIIGVGALLVALKMFFFSNKEQLGKPLPSVGVQFGAGTGIGMASSIFGIGGGSLTVPFLNWAGLPMKQSVGTSAACGLPIALAGAAGFAWFGQDVVNMPEGTIGFVHITGFLCISVASFAMAKVGAKLAHILPALTLKRAFGILLLFAGGQLLLSGIGII
- a CDS encoding biotin--[acetyl-CoA-carboxylase] ligase; the encoded protein is MLPLDSLSACASKSHLLTHLPELNHRHLLSSVSTNSELIAAVQDGTLNAHDMHLLTAETQSAGRGQHGRSWQSPRGNVYLSLYYPVHMPISGLLSLIIGIELAKMPVIQTLNEQLANQGLTPIGVKWANDLGFYQSLSEADEAVSGTQIIQFSKLAGILIEPVTQAGKLVGVVMGVGLNVQATPKLTAQTCEGMSYQAISLQDIEQLLAPDKPASTLPSLRELYQQMSKALMAAMTRFEHLGLEKPTGQTYNLDSFLQQFDSMDALAGRRLRISQEHNGQTETLTGYACGIDTHGCLQLRQDNGNISALFTGRIDVIDNA